One window from the genome of Sneathia sanguinegens encodes:
- the uxuA gene encoding mannonate dehydratase produces the protein MKIGFRWYGTEDTIPVEYIRHIPNVNTVVTAVYSVKVGEVWPMEDILHLKEEANKVGLEFKVVESIPVHEDIKLGKRDYLRYIENYKENIRRCAKAGVKVICYNFMPVFDWTRSELDHVREDGSTCLVFYKDQIKKLDPTKLALPGWDSSYSVEEMAKLIEEYKELGEEGLWKNLEYFLKEIIPVAIENDVYMAIHPDDPPYSIFGIPRIITNRDNLRRFLDIYNDKHHGLTMCAGSLGCDPRNDYISMVREFGPEGRIHFAHLRNIKILEDGSFEESGHLSKEGSLDFADIVKEYHKFGYKGYFRPDHGRMIWGEKGKPGYGLYDRALGVAYINGLWEMCEKIYGKVDE, from the coding sequence ATGAAAATAGGTTTTAGATGGTACGGAACTGAAGATACAATACCAGTTGAATACATTAGACATATTCCTAATGTTAATACAGTTGTTACAGCTGTATATAGTGTTAAGGTTGGTGAAGTGTGGCCTATGGAAGATATATTACATCTTAAAGAAGAAGCTAATAAAGTAGGCTTAGAATTTAAGGTAGTAGAAAGTATTCCAGTTCATGAAGATATTAAGTTAGGTAAGAGAGATTATTTAAGATATATTGAAAATTATAAAGAAAATATAAGAAGATGTGCCAAAGCAGGTGTAAAGGTTATTTGCTATAACTTCATGCCTGTATTCGATTGGACAAGAAGTGAATTAGACCATGTCAGAGAAGATGGTTCAACTTGTTTGGTATTCTATAAGGATCAAATAAAGAAATTAGATCCTACGAAATTAGCATTACCAGGTTGGGATTCATCATATTCAGTTGAAGAAATGGCAAAATTAATAGAAGAATATAAGGAATTAGGTGAAGAAGGACTTTGGAAAAATCTTGAATATTTCTTAAAGGAAATAATACCAGTAGCTATAGAAAATGATGTTTATATGGCTATACATCCTGATGATCCTCCTTATTCTATTTTTGGTATTCCAAGAATAATAACAAATAGAGATAATCTTAGAAGATTCCTTGATATATACAATGATAAACATCATGGTTTGACAATGTGTGCAGGTTCACTTGGTTGTGATCCAAGAAATGATTATATTTCAATGGTAAGAGAATTTGGTCCTGAAGGAAGAATACATTTTGCTCACTTGAGAAATATTAAAATATTAGAAGATGGTAGTTTTGAAGAATCTGGACATCTTAGTAAAGAAGGAAGTTTGGATTTTGCAGATATAGTAAAGGAATATCATAAATTTGGGTATAAAGGATATTTCAGACCTGACCATGGCAGAATGATATGGGGAGAAAAAGGGAAACCAGGCTATGGACTATATGACAGAGCTTTAGGAGTTGCATATATAAATGGTTTATGGGAAATGTGTGAAAAAATATATGGAAAGGTAGATGAATAA
- a CDS encoding SDR family oxidoreductase produces MKDKVVVITGAAGVICSIITKFFAKKGAKVAMLDLNYEKGLELEKKFTNEGLKVKAYKCDVLDKKNVEEVYENIKRDLGAVDILINGAGGNSPRATADQEIYDIKAKGTSFFDIDPKGIEFVFDLNILGTIIPTQVIAKDMKKGCSIVNISSMNAYTPLTKIVAYSGAKASVNNFTQWLAVHLAKIGVRCNAIAPGFLVTNQNKALLFNEDGSPTARTGKILRNTPMDRFGEPEEMLGAIEFLVDNEKASFVTGIIIPIDGGFSAYSGV; encoded by the coding sequence ATGAAAGACAAGGTAGTAGTAATTACAGGTGCAGCAGGTGTAATTTGTTCAATAATAACAAAGTTTTTTGCCAAAAAAGGAGCAAAAGTTGCAATGCTAGATCTTAATTATGAAAAAGGTTTAGAATTAGAAAAAAAATTTACTAATGAAGGTCTAAAGGTTAAAGCATATAAATGCGATGTTTTAGATAAGAAAAATGTTGAAGAAGTTTATGAAAATATAAAAAGGGATTTAGGAGCAGTTGATATTTTAATTAATGGTGCAGGAGGAAATTCACCCCGTGCTACGGCTGATCAAGAAATATATGATATAAAGGCAAAAGGAACAAGCTTTTTTGATATAGATCCAAAAGGTATAGAATTTGTATTTGATTTAAATATTTTAGGTACAATAATACCTACACAAGTAATAGCGAAAGATATGAAAAAAGGTTGTAGCATAGTTAATATTTCAAGTATGAATGCATATACACCATTAACAAAAATCGTAGCTTATTCAGGAGCAAAAGCAAGTGTTAATAATTTTACACAATGGTTAGCAGTACACTTGGCAAAAATTGGTGTAAGATGTAATGCAATAGCACCAGGTTTTTTAGTAACTAATCAAAATAAGGCTTTATTATTTAATGAAGATGGTAGTCCAACAGCAAGAACAGGTAAAATATTAAGAAATACACCTATGGACAGATTTGGTGAACCTGAAGAAATGCTAGGAGCTATAGAATTTTTAGTTGATAATGAAAAAGCAAGTTTTGTAACAGGTATAATAATACCTATTGATGGTGGATTTAGTGCATATTCGGGGGTTTAA
- a CDS encoding MFS transporter, with amino-acid sequence MKVNRKFGLIDKLAYMSGDLANDLSFMFVMMYLMVFYTKVLGVSGAVVGILFLIARVVDAFTDIGMGRIVDVISPKKEGKFRFWIKYVAPFVCLAAFLLFVYVVKDFSMPVKIAYIFVTYILWGSICYTAINIPYGSMASVISTDTVDRASLSIYRTVGSQIATLLIAYAVPKVIFVEKIINGKAENIISPQKFTMIAAVFAILAFIFYMLCYKFSIERVEISVSEAKNSEKKSIITEIKKIARGLKINKSLQVFLIFSIIYLLTTMLGNALSAYLYIDYFKSKEVLAYSGMVGAILTFIISPIAGIIVQKIGKKNSGAIGLLISGIIYLILYVVKLTNVWTFFICFVLCTIGISYFNIIVWAFITDIIDDQEVRTGCREDGTVYAVYSFSRKLGHALAGGMTGFALSYIGYNSGAILQTASVERGIYSVFTLVGGLGCVICGLILFFIYPLGVKQVKENTRILESRREEKSAK; translated from the coding sequence GTGAAAGTAAATAGAAAATTTGGTTTAATAGATAAATTAGCATATATGTCAGGGGATCTTGCAAATGATTTGTCATTTATGTTTGTAATGATGTACCTTATGGTATTTTATACAAAGGTACTTGGGGTATCAGGTGCAGTTGTAGGTATATTATTCTTGATTGCAAGAGTAGTTGATGCATTTACAGATATAGGTATGGGAAGAATAGTTGATGTTATTTCTCCTAAAAAAGAAGGTAAATTTAGATTTTGGATTAAATATGTAGCACCTTTTGTATGTCTTGCAGCATTTTTACTTTTTGTGTATGTTGTAAAAGACTTTTCAATGCCAGTAAAAATTGCATACATATTTGTAACTTATATACTATGGGGAAGTATTTGCTATACAGCAATTAATATTCCATATGGTTCAATGGCTTCTGTTATTTCAACTGATACAGTTGATAGAGCATCATTGTCAATATATAGAACAGTAGGGTCTCAAATTGCAACATTATTAATTGCATATGCAGTTCCTAAAGTTATATTTGTTGAAAAAATTATTAATGGTAAGGCAGAAAATATTATTTCACCTCAAAAATTCACAATGATAGCTGCAGTATTTGCAATTTTAGCCTTCATATTTTATATGCTTTGCTATAAATTCTCTATAGAAAGAGTTGAAATTTCAGTTTCTGAAGCTAAAAATAGTGAAAAGAAGAGTATAATAACTGAAATAAAGAAAATAGCTAGGGGCTTAAAAATTAATAAATCATTACAAGTGTTTTTAATTTTCTCAATTATTTATCTATTAACTACTATGTTGGGAAATGCATTATCTGCTTATTTATACATTGACTATTTCAAGAGTAAAGAAGTTTTAGCATACTCTGGAATGGTAGGTGCAATATTAACATTTATAATATCTCCAATTGCAGGTATAATAGTTCAAAAAATAGGTAAAAAGAATTCAGGAGCTATAGGTTTATTAATTTCAGGGATAATATATTTAATACTATATGTAGTTAAATTAACCAATGTTTGGACATTCTTTATATGCTTTGTTCTTTGCACAATTGGAATTTCATACTTTAATATTATTGTTTGGGCATTTATAACTGATATAATTGATGACCAAGAAGTTAGAACAGGTTGTAGAGAAGATGGGACAGTATATGCAGTTTATTCATTCTCAAGAAAATTAGGACATGCTCTAGCAGGTGGTATGACAGGATTTGCATTAAGTTATATAGGATATAATTCAGGTGCAATATTACAAACTGCTTCTGTTGAAAGAGGTATATATTCTGTATTTACTTTAGTAGGTGGTTTAGGTTGTGTAATATGTGGATTAATCTTATTCTTTATATACCCATTAGGTGTTAAACAAGTCAAAGAAAATACAAGAATATTGGAAAGTCGTAGAGAGGAAAAAAGTGCAAAATAG
- a CDS encoding HAD family hydrolase: MQNRKIVCIDSDGCAMDTMDYKHKHCFGPIAAEVWKVEEKEKFFKLWSKINLYSKTRGVNRFKGLCLVFEEMNMRLTEVEKWLSNTKELSNNSLKKELEKNKNKELERALIWSESVNARIETLKDEVKPFFNVGEVIKKIKKYCDIAIVSSANKNAIEYEWTKFDLLKYVDIVMGQEKGTKQKCLSSLIKQGYKAKNIIMLGDSPCDIEVAKNNDCKFYPIIVGQEEESWKIFGEKILYIFLNDRYDDKEYIKRYERIIEDLNNKN; encoded by the coding sequence GTGCAAAATAGAAAAATTGTTTGCATAGATTCAGATGGTTGTGCTATGGATACTATGGATTATAAGCACAAACATTGTTTTGGTCCTATTGCAGCAGAAGTATGGAAAGTAGAAGAAAAAGAAAAGTTTTTTAAATTATGGAGCAAAATAAATCTTTATTCAAAGACAAGAGGCGTGAATAGGTTTAAAGGCTTATGCTTAGTTTTTGAAGAAATGAATATGAGATTGACTGAAGTTGAAAAATGGCTTTCTAATACAAAAGAATTATCAAATAATTCTTTAAAAAAAGAACTAGAGAAAAATAAAAATAAAGAGTTAGAAAGAGCTCTTATCTGGAGTGAGAGTGTAAATGCTAGGATAGAAACTCTAAAAGATGAAGTGAAACCTTTTTTTAATGTAGGTGAAGTAATAAAAAAAATAAAAAAATATTGTGACATTGCAATAGTATCTTCTGCAAATAAAAATGCAATAGAATACGAATGGACTAAATTTGACTTATTGAAATATGTGGATATAGTTATGGGACAAGAAAAAGGTACAAAACAAAAGTGTCTTTCTAGTCTAATTAAGCAAGGTTATAAAGCAAAAAATATAATAATGTTAGGTGATTCACCCTGTGATATTGAGGTAGCAAAAAATAATGATTGTAAATTTTATCCTATAATTGTAGGTCAAGAAGAAGAAAGTTGGAAAATTTTTGGTGAAAAAATTCTTTATATATTTCTAAATGATAGATATGATGATAAAGAATATATAAAAAGGTATGAAAGAATAATAGAAGATTTGAATAACAAAAATTGA
- a CDS encoding cation:proton antiporter, with amino-acid sequence MLQSIALILLVGLIAGSILKKIKMPSLVGWIIAGIIISPFMDKKLISISGDLRQIALIIILTRAGLALNLDNLKKVGKSAILMSFVPASIELLACTIFAPYFLGLSVLDSALLGSVLAAVSPAVVAPRMIDLIEKNIGTKKGIPEMILAGSSVDDVYVIVFFSTFLSLEISKKMNILSFVLIPVNIIVGIVVGLVLAYLLLKLMKYIKLSKEAKLILLLSLSFLILILPKFFPIAPLLSIMTLGVYINKKDSVLCEQMKKNYENLWKIFEIILFVLVGVSLHVNLTNINLFKVILLIFVIQIFRALGVMLSLSGTKLNIKEKIFCVFSYIPKATVQAAIGSIPLMSGLDCGVIILFVSVVAILTTAPIGAYLIDKSKKLLL; translated from the coding sequence ATGTTACAAAGTATAGCATTAATTTTGCTTGTAGGTTTAATTGCGGGGAGCATATTGAAAAAAATTAAAATGCCAAGTTTAGTTGGTTGGATTATAGCGGGTATTATTATCAGTCCTTTTATGGATAAAAAATTAATAAGTATCTCAGGTGATTTAAGACAAATTGCATTAATTATCATTTTAACTAGGGCAGGATTAGCACTTAATTTAGATAATTTAAAAAAAGTTGGGAAAAGTGCAATTTTAATGAGTTTTGTTCCAGCAAGTATTGAGCTTTTAGCATGTACAATATTTGCACCATATTTTCTAGGGCTTAGTGTCTTAGATTCAGCTCTTCTTGGTTCAGTGTTAGCTGCTGTTTCACCAGCTGTAGTTGCACCAAGAATGATAGATTTAATTGAAAAAAATATAGGTACAAAAAAGGGTATACCTGAAATGATCCTAGCTGGTTCTTCTGTAGATGATGTTTATGTAATAGTTTTCTTTTCTACATTTTTATCTTTAGAAATTTCAAAAAAAATGAATATTTTATCATTCGTTTTAATACCAGTAAATATTATAGTAGGAATAGTTGTCGGTTTAGTGCTAGCCTATCTTTTGTTAAAACTTATGAAATATATTAAATTATCTAAAGAAGCAAAATTAATACTTTTGCTTTCGCTAAGTTTTTTAATTTTAATTTTACCTAAATTCTTCCCTATAGCTCCACTATTATCTATTATGACATTGGGAGTATATATTAATAAAAAGGATAGTGTTTTATGTGAACAAATGAAAAAAAATTATGAAAATTTGTGGAAGATATTTGAAATAATACTTTTTGTATTGGTAGGTGTAAGCTTGCATGTTAATTTAACTAATATTAATTTATTTAAAGTTATTTTATTGATTTTTGTAATTCAAATTTTCCGTGCATTGGGAGTTATGCTAAGTCTTAGTGGAACAAAATTGAATATTAAAGAAAAAATCTTTTGTGTTTTCTCTTACATACCTAAGGCAACAGTTCAAGCGGCTATAGGCTCTATACCTTTAATGTCAGGACTTGACTGTGGAGTTATTATACTTTTTGTATCAGTTGTTGCAATACTTACAACAGCACCTATAGGAGCATATTTAATAGATAAAAGTAAAAAATTATTACTTTGA
- the nrdF gene encoding class 1b ribonucleoside-diphosphate reductase subunit beta — protein MSTYYENSVSPLEHALNLGTKPMRSVNWNKIDDEKDLEVWNRITQNFWLPEKIPVSNDLQSWNSLDENWQRLITRTFTGLTLLDTIQATIGDVAQIKNSLTDHEQVIYTNFAFMVAVHARSYGTIFSTLCTSEQIEEAHEWVISTKSLQKRAEILIPYYTGEDPLKSKVAAALMPGFLLYGGFYLPFYLSSRAKLPNTSDIIRLILRDKVIHNYYSGYKYQQKVKKLSVEKQKEMKAFVFDLLYKLIDLEKDYLKELYDGFDLADDAIKFSVYNAGKFLQNLGYDSPFTEEETKIKPEVFAQLSARADENHDFFSGNGSSYIMGVTEETEDEDWEF, from the coding sequence ATGTCTACATATTATGAAAATTCAGTTTCGCCATTAGAACATGCTTTAAATCTTGGTACTAAACCTATGCGATCTGTAAATTGGAATAAAATAGATGATGAAAAAGATTTAGAAGTTTGGAATAGAATAACACAAAATTTTTGGTTGCCAGAAAAAATACCTGTTTCAAATGATCTTCAATCTTGGAATAGTTTAGATGAAAATTGGCAAAGATTAATAACAAGAACATTTACGGGGTTGACTTTGTTAGATACAATACAGGCAACTATAGGGGATGTCGCACAAATTAAGAATTCATTAACTGATCATGAACAGGTTATATATACAAATTTTGCTTTTATGGTTGCAGTACATGCTAGATCTTATGGTACAATATTTTCTACACTTTGTACAAGTGAACAAATAGAAGAAGCACATGAATGGGTAATTTCAACAAAAAGTTTACAAAAAAGAGCAGAAATATTAATACCATATTATACAGGGGAAGATCCATTAAAATCTAAGGTTGCTGCAGCACTTATGCCTGGTTTTTTACTTTATGGAGGTTTTTATTTACCATTTTATCTATCTTCAAGAGCGAAATTACCTAATACATCAGATATAATAAGATTAATATTAAGAGATAAGGTAATACATAATTATTATAGTGGATATAAGTATCAACAAAAAGTAAAAAAATTATCTGTAGAAAAGCAAAAAGAAATGAAGGCTTTTGTTTTTGATTTGCTATATAAATTAATTGATTTAGAAAAAGACTATTTAAAAGAACTTTATGATGGCTTTGATTTGGCAGATGATGCTATTAAATTCAGTGTATATAATGCAGGTAAATTTTTACAAAATTTAGGTTATGATTCACCTTTTACTGAAGAAGAAACAAAAATTAAACCAGAAGTTTTTGCTCAATTATCAGCAAGAGCAGATGAAAATCATGACTTTTTCTCAGGTAATGGTTCTTCATATATAATGGGAGTAACTGAAGAAACTGAAGATGAAGATTGGGAGTTTTAA
- the nrdI gene encoding class Ib ribonucleoside-diphosphate reductase assembly flavoprotein NrdI — MKVVFFSSISNNTKRFIDKLEISALRIPIKLKESISVSEEYILITPTYGGGNGDYKGAVPKQVIHFLNDENNRKLCRGVISSGNTNFGDTYCIAGPIISKKLNVPLLYQFELLGTQKDVEEVKKILKNFEREN, encoded by the coding sequence ATGAAAGTAGTATTTTTTTCATCTATTTCAAATAATACAAAGAGATTTATAGATAAGTTAGAAATTTCAGCTTTGAGAATACCTATAAAATTAAAAGAAAGTATAAGTGTAAGTGAAGAGTATATTTTAATAACACCAACATATGGTGGAGGAAATGGAGATTATAAAGGGGCTGTTCCTAAACAAGTAATACATTTTTTAAATGATGAAAATAATAGAAAATTATGTAGAGGAGTTATTTCATCAGGAAATACAAATTTTGGAGATACCTATTGTATTGCAGGTCCTATTATATCAAAAAAATTAAATGTTCCTTTGCTATATCAATTTGAATTATTAGGTACACAAAAAGATGTAGAAGAAGTAAAAAAAATATTAAAAAATTTTGAAAGGGAAAATTAA
- the nrdE gene encoding class 1b ribonucleoside-diphosphate reductase subunit alpha, giving the protein MKDISQEYISLNAVTKIQNQDKTHNFFADEQAVKLYFKEHVEPNSKSFENIEAKLEYLLTEGYYDKDLIEKYNYSDIVSLFKKAYQYGHKFLNFMGAFKFYNAYCLKSFDGNFYLENYEDRVVMNALLLANGNIEKAYDILDSMMKGIFQPATPTFLNAGKAKRGEYVSCYLLRVEDNMESISRAISTSLQLSKRGGGVALCLTNLREFGAPIKNIQNQCTGIVPVMKLLEDSFSYANQLGQRQGAGAVYLNVHHPEVLTFLDTKRENADEKVRIKSLALGLVIPDITFELAKKNEQMALFSPYDIQKKYGKTMSDISITEEYYKLVADPDIKKTYISARKLFQTIAELHFESGYPYILYDDTVNRRNPQKKKGRIVMSNLCSEIAQVNTESTFSQDLSFEKIGEDVCCNLGSINIAKFMENGKDIEKIVQTCVESLDSVSRITDIDCAPSIKKGNEENHAIGLGAMNLHGFLATNKIYYASDEAVEFTDIFFYTLAYYAFLASNKLAKKYGSFYGFEDSEYYNGKYFEKYTKEDINIKNEKIAKLFEKYSVKIPTKNDWKKLSENIHKNGLANAHLLAVAPTGSISYVSSCTPSLQPIVAPIEVRKEGKLGRVYVPAYKINDENYKYYEDGAYEIDNNWIIDIAAAAAKHVDQAISLTLFMTDKATTRDLNKAYIRAFTKKCPSIYYVRIRQDVLEGSENYTCESCVI; this is encoded by the coding sequence ATGAAAGATATTTCACAAGAATATATATCGCTAAATGCAGTAACTAAAATACAAAATCAAGACAAAACACATAATTTTTTTGCAGACGAACAGGCAGTCAAACTATATTTTAAAGAACATGTAGAACCAAATTCAAAATCTTTTGAAAATATTGAAGCAAAATTAGAATATTTGTTGACTGAAGGATATTATGATAAAGATTTAATTGAAAAATATAATTATTCTGATATAGTATCACTTTTTAAAAAAGCATATCAATATGGTCATAAATTTTTAAATTTTATGGGAGCTTTTAAATTCTATAATGCCTATTGTTTAAAAAGTTTTGATGGTAATTTTTATTTAGAAAATTATGAAGATAGAGTAGTGATGAATGCATTGTTACTTGCAAATGGAAATATTGAAAAAGCATATGATATTTTAGATAGTATGATGAAGGGAATTTTTCAACCTGCTACACCAACATTTTTAAATGCTGGAAAAGCAAAAAGAGGAGAATATGTTTCTTGTTATTTACTAAGAGTAGAAGATAATATGGAGTCAATATCAAGAGCTATATCTACAAGTTTACAATTATCTAAGCGTGGGGGTGGAGTTGCTCTATGCTTAACAAATTTAAGAGAATTTGGAGCACCTATAAAAAATATTCAAAATCAATGTACAGGAATAGTTCCAGTAATGAAATTGCTAGAAGATAGTTTTTCATATGCAAATCAACTGGGTCAAAGACAAGGAGCAGGTGCTGTATATCTTAATGTACACCATCCTGAAGTTTTAACTTTTTTAGATACTAAAAGAGAAAATGCTGATGAAAAAGTAAGAATTAAATCATTAGCATTAGGTTTAGTTATACCAGATATAACTTTTGAATTAGCAAAGAAAAATGAACAAATGGCTTTATTTTCACCCTATGATATACAAAAAAAATATGGTAAAACCATGTCAGATATTAGTATAACTGAAGAATACTATAAGCTTGTAGCAGATCCAGACATTAAAAAAACATATATTAGTGCTAGAAAGTTATTTCAAACTATAGCAGAACTTCATTTTGAATCAGGATATCCATACATACTTTATGATGATACAGTTAATAGAAGAAATCCTCAAAAGAAAAAAGGAAGAATAGTAATGTCTAATCTTTGTTCAGAAATAGCTCAAGTTAATACAGAAAGTACCTTTAGTCAAGATTTAAGTTTTGAAAAAATAGGTGAAGATGTTTGTTGTAATTTAGGCTCAATAAATATTGCAAAATTTATGGAAAATGGAAAAGATATAGAAAAAATTGTTCAAACTTGTGTTGAAAGCTTGGATAGTGTTTCTAGAATAACAGATATAGATTGTGCACCTTCAATAAAAAAAGGAAATGAAGAAAATCATGCTATAGGTTTGGGAGCGATGAATTTACATGGTTTCTTAGCAACTAATAAAATTTATTATGCATCTGATGAAGCTGTAGAATTTACAGATATATTCTTCTATACATTAGCATATTATGCCTTTTTAGCATCAAATAAATTAGCAAAAAAATATGGAAGTTTTTATGGATTTGAAGATAGTGAATACTATAATGGAAAATATTTTGAAAAATATACTAAAGAAGATATAAATATAAAAAATGAAAAAATAGCTAAACTTTTTGAGAAATATTCAGTTAAAATACCTACAAAAAATGATTGGAAAAAATTAAGTGAAAATATACATAAAAATGGATTGGCAAATGCACATCTTTTAGCAGTAGCACCAACAGGTTCTATTAGTTATGTGTCTTCTTGTACACCAAGTTTGCAACCTATTGTTGCACCAATTGAAGTAAGAAAAGAAGGGAAATTAGGAAGGGTATATGTTCCAGCATATAAAATAAATGATGAAAATTATAAATATTATGAAGATGGTGCATATGAAATTGATAATAATTGGATAATAGATATTGCAGCAGCAGCTGCAAAGCATGTAGATCAAGCTATTTCATTGACTTTATTTATGACAGATAAGGCAACAACTAGGGATTTGAATAAGGCGTATATACGAGCATTTACAAAAAAATGTCCATCAATATATTATGTTAGAATTAGACAAGATGTTCTAGAAGGAAGTGAGAATTATACTTGTGAATCTTGTGTAATATAA
- a CDS encoding CPBP family intramembrane glutamic endopeptidase has product MLIHFFITCIFSLASIALTYFFSNSNNLINNMPIFLVIFIFPIFEELFFRAYLLTFLEQKTKYSNLIQALIFSILHFNNIQKIYTFFFALYLGYVAKKENIYLCIILHILFNLIGIYFFKIMPLYYTRFTSIILTSF; this is encoded by the coding sequence ATGTTAATACACTTTTTTATAACATGCATATTTAGTTTAGCTTCTATTGCACTTACATATTTCTTTTCAAATTCTAACAATTTAATAAATAATATGCCTATTTTTTTGGTTATTTTTATTTTCCCAATATTTGAAGAATTATTTTTTAGAGCTTATCTTTTGACTTTTTTAGAACAAAAAACAAAATATTCAAATTTAATACAAGCCCTAATTTTTTCTATACTTCATTTTAATAATATACAAAAAATATATACCTTCTTTTTTGCCCTATATTTAGGTTATGTTGCAAAAAAAGAAAATATATATCTTTGCATTATTTTACATATATTATTTAATTTAATTGGAATATACTTTTTTAAAATTATGCCTTTATATTACACAAGATTCACAAGTATAATTCTCACTTCCTTCTAG